The following proteins are co-located in the Paludibaculum fermentans genome:
- a CDS encoding MFS transporter: MLLLLAVSVLINYMDRGNLGIAAPQLTKELGLRDSQMGFLLAAFFWTYALFQIVAGWLVDRYDVARVYALGFLVWSAATLAMGMVTGFAALVAFRLLLGIGESVAYPAYSKILSKGFKEEERGLANGIIDAATKFGPAVGVLLGGWMIGIYGWRWFFILTGGLSLAWLVPWLYYSPRDTTAGQQKQEGPGWLDLVASRSAWATFIGLFCFNYNWYLLLTWLPSFLIRERHFTMGMMSIYNAFPLCVTAVCTITAGWISDRMIAKGAEVVPLRRNFMIAGLLLTAIMLPFATVPSHILSMTFLVLAFCGLGLYTSNCWALSQNLAGAGASGKWTGLQNAVGNLGGVVAPVVTGYLVERTGTFLAAFLTSSAVLLAGVLIYMFMLQVPPKSRTLR, translated from the coding sequence ATGCTTCTGTTGCTGGCCGTGTCCGTGTTGATCAACTACATGGACCGGGGCAACCTGGGCATCGCCGCTCCGCAACTGACGAAGGAGCTCGGTCTGCGGGATTCGCAGATGGGCTTCCTGCTCGCCGCCTTCTTCTGGACCTACGCACTTTTCCAGATTGTGGCCGGCTGGTTGGTCGACCGCTACGATGTCGCGCGCGTCTATGCGCTGGGCTTCCTCGTGTGGTCGGCCGCCACACTGGCCATGGGCATGGTGACCGGTTTCGCGGCGCTGGTGGCGTTCCGCTTGCTTCTCGGCATCGGCGAGTCCGTGGCGTATCCGGCGTATTCCAAGATCCTGTCAAAGGGCTTCAAGGAAGAAGAGCGCGGACTGGCCAACGGCATCATCGACGCGGCGACAAAGTTCGGTCCCGCGGTGGGCGTGCTGCTGGGCGGCTGGATGATCGGGATCTACGGCTGGCGCTGGTTCTTTATCCTGACCGGCGGTCTGAGTCTCGCCTGGCTCGTGCCGTGGCTCTACTATTCACCGCGCGACACCACCGCCGGACAACAGAAGCAGGAAGGGCCTGGCTGGTTGGACCTCGTGGCCAGCCGCTCCGCCTGGGCGACCTTCATTGGACTCTTCTGCTTCAACTACAACTGGTACCTGCTGCTGACCTGGCTGCCGTCGTTCCTCATCCGCGAGCGCCACTTCACCATGGGCATGATGTCCATCTACAACGCCTTCCCGCTCTGCGTCACGGCTGTTTGCACCATCACGGCGGGCTGGATCTCCGACCGCATGATCGCCAAAGGCGCGGAGGTGGTGCCGCTGCGCCGCAACTTCATGATCGCGGGCCTGCTGCTGACGGCCATCATGCTGCCGTTCGCGACCGTGCCGTCGCACATCCTGTCGATGACGTTCCTGGTGCTGGCGTTCTGCGGTTTGGGCCTCTACACGTCGAACTGCTGGGCGCTGTCGCAGAATCTGGCGGGAGCGGGTGCTTCCGGCAAATGGACAGGTTTACAGAACGCGGTAGGGAATCTGGGCGGCGTGGTGGCGCCGGTTGTCACCGGCTATCTCGTCGAACGTACGGGTACGTTCCTGGCGGCGTTTCTCACGTCGTCCGCCGTGCTGCTCGCCGGCGTCCTCATCTACATGTTTATGCTGCAGGTTCCGCCTAAGTCTCGTACTCTTCGCTGA
- a CDS encoding ATP-binding protein: MSVDSVLPLTADAEEIKFVPPVPETMDDLGLSQSMVEQMILKTLYFRGDSSGRLLASSMGLNFSVIGPLIEAMKRQHLLMAKSSLGIGDISSTFALTEAARELTREYMESNSYVGRIPVPLEQYTVGVKMQRNRADWLSKDMLTNAFKHMVVNEATMSHLGPAVNAGKSFLIYGQPGNGKTYLAEGLFNIESDPIYVPFAIEYQGQIIQLFDPNYHTRLDEDNFEVSAFHRDLDFDGRWFRCKRPFIMSGGELALEMLDLSFNPASKIYDAPFQLKANNGIYLIDDFGRQKVTPAEVLNRWIVPMERRIDFLTFRTGGKAQVPFECFLVFSTNLRPEQLGDEAFLRRIQYKMFVRSPEVTEFIKIFKRFCESQKIECDDPTIEEYIDKKYMRSGKRFRRCQARDVITHAIDLIRFERKPYKLTFDVLSHAFDMTFISEEYET, translated from the coding sequence GTGAGTGTCGATTCCGTACTTCCACTGACCGCCGACGCGGAAGAGATCAAATTCGTGCCGCCGGTGCCCGAGACCATGGATGACCTGGGTCTCTCGCAGTCGATGGTCGAGCAGATGATCCTGAAGACCCTCTACTTCCGGGGGGATTCTTCGGGCCGCCTGCTCGCCAGCTCGATGGGCCTGAATTTCAGCGTCATCGGCCCCCTGATCGAGGCGATGAAGCGCCAGCACCTGCTGATGGCTAAAAGCAGCCTGGGCATCGGCGACATCAGCTCGACCTTCGCCCTGACGGAAGCCGCGCGCGAACTCACCCGCGAGTACATGGAGTCCAACTCCTATGTCGGCCGGATTCCCGTGCCGCTGGAGCAGTACACAGTCGGCGTCAAGATGCAGCGCAACCGCGCGGACTGGCTCAGCAAGGACATGCTGACCAACGCCTTCAAGCACATGGTCGTGAACGAGGCGACGATGAGCCACCTGGGCCCGGCGGTGAATGCGGGCAAGTCGTTCCTGATCTATGGCCAGCCCGGCAACGGCAAGACCTACCTGGCGGAGGGCCTGTTCAACATCGAGTCGGACCCCATCTACGTTCCGTTCGCCATTGAGTACCAGGGCCAGATCATTCAGCTTTTCGATCCGAATTATCACACCCGGCTGGACGAGGACAATTTCGAAGTCAGCGCCTTCCATCGCGACCTGGATTTCGATGGTCGATGGTTTCGCTGCAAGCGTCCGTTCATCATGTCGGGCGGCGAACTCGCGCTCGAGATGCTCGACCTGAGCTTCAATCCCGCTTCAAAGATCTACGACGCCCCGTTCCAGCTCAAGGCCAACAACGGCATCTATCTCATCGACGACTTCGGCCGCCAGAAGGTAACACCGGCGGAAGTGCTGAACCGCTGGATTGTGCCGATGGAACGGCGCATCGACTTTCTCACCTTCCGCACTGGCGGCAAGGCTCAGGTCCCGTTCGAATGCTTCCTGGTTTTCTCGACGAACCTGCGGCCGGAGCAGTTGGGCGACGAGGCGTTCCTGCGCCGCATTCAGTACAAGATGTTCGTGCGGTCTCCAGAGGTCACTGAGTTCATCAAGATCTTCAAGCGCTTCTGCGAGAGCCAGAAGATCGAATGCGACGACCCGACGATCGAGGAGTACATCGACAAGAAGTACATGCGCAGCGGCAAGCGGTTCCGGCGCTGCCAGGCGCGCGATGTAATCACGCACGCCATCGACCTGATCCGCTTCGAACGCAAGCCCTACAAGCTGACCTTCGACGTCCTATCGCACGCCTTCGACATGACCTTCATCAGCGAAGAGTACGAGACTTAG
- a CDS encoding ADP-ribosylglycohydrolase family protein, which produces MRAVLLLFLSCSLYAQSVEDRTRAAFTAQILGANMGFPFEHKPASVQWISDLPATFRGPAPVDDDYYYEIVALRAFEKYGPRLTIQQLGAQWKEDNAGSWGSSEQARLLMQRGIQPPDTGHPRYNRLWFTIGPQFSADIYGMLAPGNPALAARLARYYGRINGWAEAVEGGVFVAAMVSLAYSETDPKQVVEKAAGFIDPRSPYRKALDHFLAMAKAGRNPREIANELEERWHIEYPATNNAVANGALVALSVYFGEGDFLKTVNLAVAAADFTDADCNAASAGAVVGALRGMKGLPPLLVEKLLNRVAGNKMGPLTFDPPVDERISGIALRIMNIARQPLAVPEVKPELFSLEDLTRYWDPRWQLERAGFGGAGGGLGGIRGITYLDNDVLVTWPRDEVRGVVLSTTADLRGGKVMKLEVGAEENRAWRLEIYANNQRLLSKLIEGPAMQTVTQALPAGGPKTVIRLFQHTLVGDKLPSSAHWRKITIGPAAPSR; this is translated from the coding sequence ATGCGCGCTGTCCTCCTTCTGTTCCTCTCTTGTTCGCTGTATGCCCAATCCGTGGAAGACCGCACACGGGCGGCATTTACGGCCCAGATCCTGGGGGCGAACATGGGTTTCCCCTTCGAGCACAAGCCCGCCTCGGTGCAGTGGATCTCCGACCTGCCGGCCACATTCCGCGGACCTGCTCCGGTGGACGATGACTACTACTACGAGATAGTCGCTTTGCGGGCGTTCGAGAAGTATGGCCCGCGGCTGACGATCCAGCAGTTGGGCGCGCAGTGGAAGGAAGACAATGCGGGGTCGTGGGGCTCCTCCGAGCAGGCCAGGCTGCTGATGCAGCGGGGGATTCAGCCTCCGGATACGGGCCACCCGCGGTACAACCGTCTGTGGTTCACCATCGGGCCCCAGTTTTCCGCGGACATCTACGGGATGCTGGCTCCGGGGAATCCGGCGCTGGCGGCACGGTTGGCGCGGTACTACGGCCGGATCAACGGCTGGGCGGAGGCTGTAGAGGGGGGCGTGTTTGTGGCGGCGATGGTCTCCCTGGCCTATTCGGAGACGGATCCGAAGCAGGTTGTGGAGAAGGCGGCGGGGTTCATTGATCCGCGCTCGCCATACCGGAAGGCCCTGGACCACTTTCTGGCGATGGCCAAGGCGGGCCGGAATCCACGAGAGATCGCGAACGAGTTGGAAGAGCGCTGGCACATTGAGTATCCGGCCACGAACAACGCCGTGGCCAATGGCGCGCTGGTGGCGCTGAGCGTCTATTTCGGGGAAGGCGACTTCCTGAAGACGGTCAACCTGGCCGTTGCGGCGGCCGATTTCACCGATGCCGACTGCAATGCGGCCAGCGCCGGAGCCGTGGTGGGCGCCCTGCGCGGCATGAAGGGGCTGCCTCCGCTGCTGGTGGAGAAGCTGCTGAACCGGGTCGCCGGCAACAAGATGGGCCCGTTGACCTTCGATCCGCCGGTGGACGAGCGGATTTCCGGGATCGCGCTTAGAATCATGAACATCGCGCGGCAACCGCTCGCCGTGCCGGAGGTCAAGCCGGAGCTCTTCAGCCTGGAGGATCTGACGCGTTATTGGGATCCGCGCTGGCAGTTGGAGCGGGCCGGTTTTGGGGGCGCGGGCGGCGGGCTGGGTGGAATTCGAGGAATCACTTACCTGGACAACGATGTCCTGGTGACGTGGCCGAGGGATGAGGTTCGAGGGGTAGTGCTTTCCACGACGGCCGACCTGCGGGGCGGCAAGGTGATGAAGCTGGAGGTCGGGGCGGAGGAGAACCGGGCCTGGCGGCTGGAGATCTATGCCAACAACCAGCGGCTGTTGAGCAAGCTGATCGAGGGTCCGGCGATGCAGACGGTCACCCAGGCTCTGCCCGCCGGCGGCCCGAAGACGGTGATCCGGCTGTTCCAGCACACGCTGGTGGGCGACAAGCTGCCATCGTCGGCGCACTGGCGGAAGATCACGATTGGACCCGCAGCGCCATCACGGTGA
- a CDS encoding SpoIIE family protein phosphatase produces MRLVVIATLSYQLAQTVDSAHFQFGGPARPFDFRSGTLQVAEAALPAAQAGIREGDTILALNGRPLRQRTQVDEYLRTVPSGASLRVTYSHPGQSPQEAAITLAPAVGAARSRSEQLMSLFMEFVTRWFCLALGLFVVIMRPTDPLAWLVLAMMLSFCNLESSAGNLADGWPQPFRALGVWYSTFLQRSWPLWMLLFGLYFPDPSRKPRKVAWTRWALGLPIFLFALVNSLLRAWEHSSRPVPPGLQALVENAGSVVNLLGFVAIGIFFMCLQLKRYSEPDPDARRRLKLLFWGANVSLSPIFALIVYTSIAHVSVGSINPVVLAAVVLMLFLFPATLAYVLVVEKAMDVRVVLRQGLQYALAQRAMRILLGFLIMGIVYFTFETLNDPKTHRPMRLQAIALCATAIILLQRGSGKAAQWIDRRFFREQVETEQVLVKLGEEVRSITDPIELKQRVCRRISESLHVPRVEITANGPGPTHEIAFPLTAGATQLGHLVLGPKLSEEPYSGSDRRLLQTVASQTALALENARLTSAVASEAAQRERIHRELEIAREVQERLFPHHPPVVAGLDYAGRCRPAQSIGGDYYDFFLTSEGRLIVALGDICGKGVPAALLMASLQASLRGLCAGGVNDLGEIMGHLNRLVFDATPRNRFATLWCAVYDPQTRILRHSSAGHGDALVLRSSGATEKAGVRGLALGLTRTARYSCGDLQLQSGDLVAVCTDGVTEAHNPDREEFGDERWQASLQAAAALAPASILDRIIQQVDTFAAGAEQHDDITVMALRVQS; encoded by the coding sequence GTGCGATTGGTGGTAATCGCCACGCTCTCCTATCAGTTAGCCCAGACCGTTGACTCCGCCCACTTTCAATTCGGCGGACCCGCCAGGCCGTTTGACTTCCGTTCCGGCACACTACAGGTAGCCGAGGCCGCGCTGCCCGCCGCCCAGGCCGGCATCCGCGAAGGCGATACGATCCTGGCCCTGAATGGCCGCCCCCTGCGGCAGCGGACCCAGGTGGATGAGTACCTGCGCACCGTTCCGTCCGGCGCGTCGCTGCGCGTCACCTACTCACACCCTGGCCAGTCCCCTCAGGAGGCCGCCATCACCCTCGCGCCGGCCGTCGGCGCCGCCCGCTCCAGGTCCGAACAGCTCATGTCGCTGTTCATGGAGTTCGTCACCCGCTGGTTCTGCCTCGCCCTGGGTCTCTTCGTGGTCATCATGCGGCCCACTGACCCGCTCGCCTGGCTCGTCCTCGCCATGATGCTCAGTTTCTGCAATCTGGAATCCAGCGCCGGCAACCTGGCCGACGGCTGGCCCCAGCCGTTTCGAGCACTCGGCGTCTGGTATTCCACTTTTCTCCAACGCAGTTGGCCCCTCTGGATGCTGCTGTTCGGCCTCTACTTCCCCGATCCCTCCAGAAAGCCCCGCAAGGTCGCCTGGACCCGCTGGGCGCTGGGCCTGCCCATCTTCCTGTTCGCCCTGGTCAATTCACTCCTGCGGGCCTGGGAGCATTCCAGCCGCCCTGTTCCGCCCGGTCTTCAGGCGCTCGTCGAAAACGCCGGTTCCGTCGTCAACCTCCTGGGCTTCGTGGCCATCGGCATCTTCTTCATGTGCCTCCAGCTCAAGCGCTACTCTGAGCCCGACCCCGATGCCCGCCGCCGCCTCAAGCTCCTGTTCTGGGGCGCCAACGTCAGCCTCAGCCCCATCTTCGCGCTCATCGTCTACACCTCCATCGCTCACGTGTCCGTAGGCTCCATCAACCCGGTCGTCCTGGCGGCCGTGGTTCTGATGCTCTTCCTCTTTCCCGCCACCCTGGCCTACGTCCTGGTGGTGGAGAAGGCGATGGATGTGCGTGTCGTACTGCGCCAGGGCCTGCAGTACGCCCTGGCCCAGCGCGCCATGCGCATCCTGCTCGGCTTCCTGATCATGGGCATCGTCTACTTTACGTTCGAGACGCTCAACGACCCCAAGACGCACAGGCCCATGCGGCTCCAGGCCATCGCATTGTGCGCGACCGCCATCATCCTCCTCCAGCGGGGCTCCGGCAAAGCCGCGCAGTGGATCGACCGCCGCTTCTTTCGCGAACAGGTCGAAACCGAGCAGGTCCTCGTGAAACTCGGCGAGGAGGTCCGCAGCATTACCGATCCGATAGAACTGAAACAGCGCGTCTGCCGGCGCATCTCCGAATCGCTGCACGTCCCTCGCGTGGAGATTACCGCCAATGGACCCGGCCCAACCCACGAAATCGCCTTCCCCCTCACCGCCGGAGCCACCCAACTCGGCCACCTCGTTCTGGGGCCAAAACTGAGCGAGGAGCCCTACTCCGGCAGCGACCGCCGCCTGCTCCAGACCGTCGCGTCCCAGACGGCCCTAGCACTCGAGAACGCCCGCCTCACCTCCGCGGTCGCCAGCGAGGCCGCCCAGCGCGAGCGCATCCACCGCGAACTCGAGATCGCCCGCGAGGTCCAGGAGCGCCTCTTCCCCCACCATCCCCCGGTCGTCGCCGGCCTGGACTATGCCGGCCGCTGCCGCCCCGCCCAGTCCATCGGAGGCGACTACTACGACTTCTTCCTCACCTCGGAAGGCCGCCTCATCGTCGCCCTCGGCGATATCTGCGGCAAAGGCGTGCCCGCCGCTCTGCTCATGGCCAGCCTGCAGGCCTCCCTGCGCGGCCTCTGCGCCGGCGGCGTCAACGACCTCGGCGAGATCATGGGCCATCTGAACCGGCTCGTCTTCGACGCCACCCCGCGCAACCGCTTTGCGACTCTCTGGTGCGCCGTCTACGACCCCCAAACCCGCATCCTGCGCCACTCCAGCGCCGGCCACGGCGATGCCCTGGTGCTGCGTTCCTCGGGCGCGACCGAAAAGGCCGGCGTCCGCGGCCTCGCCCTGGGACTCACCCGCACGGCCCGCTACTCCTGCGGCGACCTCCAGCTCCAATCCGGCGACCTGGTGGCCGTCTGCACGGATGGCGTGACGGAAGCGCACAACCCGGACCGCGAGGAGTTCGGAGACGAACGCTGGCAGGCTTCGCTTCAGGCGGCAGCCGCGCTGGCGCCGGCCTCAATCCTCGACAGGATCATCCAGCAGGTCGACACCTTCGCCGCCGGAGCCGAACAGCACGACGACATCACCGTGATGGCGCTGCGGGTCCAATCGTGA
- a CDS encoding FAD-dependent oxidoreductase, producing the protein MFAEGNPEVLVVGAGPVGLLAALDLAKQGISVEIVDSGVWACKHSYALALYPQTLHLLRELGVLDRVMGSAYAVRTLALYDRDGLHAKVRLGDPGDPLGCLAVVRQDVIEDMFEHALREAGAAVHWRHDISALQPAPNHVTATVDRLERESRGYVVAHNEWVVGRRWDIQVPFVIGADGYNSRVRRTLNIEYPEVAPAQYYGVFEFETDAKLGDEARVVFGDGTSDVLWPLPGGLCRWSFQLTDYHDTVAEEMKDRLLRSGFGYFPTERPKDRTEGSPNKYPAVLDEKHLTDLIAARAPWFQSSIGRIHWRTVVRFERRLAASFGQNRMWLAGDAAHLAGPVAIQSMNIGFFEAHELATAVAGILRGQGTLADLDACGDRWHSEWRRLHGLEAHLEPTPETDPWVAEHAADLPACLPGFGAESARLAAQLGLFSPPVLSKTAVP; encoded by the coding sequence ATGTTCGCTGAAGGGAATCCCGAGGTTTTAGTAGTGGGCGCCGGCCCCGTCGGACTGCTGGCGGCCCTGGATTTGGCCAAACAAGGCATTTCAGTCGAGATTGTCGACTCCGGCGTGTGGGCCTGCAAACACAGCTACGCCCTGGCGCTCTACCCCCAAACCCTGCATCTGCTGCGGGAACTGGGCGTGCTCGACCGCGTCATGGGCAGCGCCTACGCCGTCCGGACCCTCGCGCTCTATGATCGCGACGGCCTCCACGCCAAGGTCCGCCTGGGCGATCCCGGCGATCCGCTCGGCTGTCTGGCCGTGGTCCGCCAGGACGTGATCGAGGACATGTTTGAACACGCCCTGCGTGAAGCGGGCGCCGCGGTTCACTGGCGCCATGACATCTCCGCCCTGCAGCCGGCGCCCAACCACGTCACAGCCACGGTCGATCGGCTGGAACGTGAATCGCGCGGCTATGTGGTCGCCCACAATGAGTGGGTGGTCGGCCGCCGCTGGGACATCCAGGTCCCGTTTGTGATCGGCGCCGATGGTTACAACTCCCGCGTGCGGCGCACCCTCAACATTGAGTACCCCGAGGTCGCGCCCGCTCAATACTACGGTGTCTTCGAATTCGAGACCGACGCCAAACTGGGCGACGAAGCCCGCGTGGTTTTCGGCGACGGCACCAGCGACGTACTCTGGCCGCTGCCCGGCGGCCTCTGCCGCTGGAGCTTCCAGCTCACCGACTACCACGACACTGTCGCCGAAGAGATGAAAGACCGGCTGCTGCGCTCCGGCTTCGGCTACTTCCCCACGGAACGCCCCAAGGACCGCACCGAAGGCTCGCCCAACAAATACCCCGCCGTCCTCGACGAAAAGCACCTCACGGACCTCATCGCCGCCCGCGCCCCCTGGTTCCAGTCCTCCATCGGCCGCATCCACTGGCGCACCGTCGTCCGTTTTGAACGCCGCCTGGCCGCCAGCTTCGGCCAGAACCGCATGTGGCTGGCCGGCGACGCCGCCCACCTCGCGGGCCCCGTGGCCATCCAGAGCATGAATATCGGCTTCTTTGAGGCGCATGAACTCGCCACCGCCGTGGCCGGCATCCTGCGCGGCCAGGGCACGCTGGCCGATCTCGACGCCTGCGGAGACCGCTGGCACTCGGAATGGCGCCGCCTGCACGGACTCGAAGCGCACCTCGAGCCGACGCCCGAGACGGATCCCTGGGTCGCTGAACACGCAGCCGACCTGCCCGCCTGCCTGCCCGGCTTTGGAGCGGAATCCGCTCGCCTGGCCGCCCAGTTGGGGTTGTTTTCTCCCCCGGTACTGAGCAAAACTGCGGTACCTTAG
- the ribB gene encoding 3,4-dihydroxy-2-butanone-4-phosphate synthase, with the protein MPFATIPQALEAFRQGRMLVVVDDEDRENEGDLTLAAEFATPEAINFMAVHGRGLVCLALAPEICDRLALPMMSQKNTSQFGTAFCEAIDAAEGVSTGISAADRAKTIQVAIDPGSLPSDLARPGHMFPLRAREGGVLVRSGQTEAAVDLARLAGMRPGGVICEIMNDDGTMSRVPQLVEFCKKHGLLLISVADMIRYRMEHERIMRRSAEGTLTMDLGQFRTISYTSTIDPETHLALVYGDPEKASGALVRMHSRCTYGDVFHSTECDCHRILRASLERIVAEGAGVLVYLHQTGPGIRQIDPDPSGGLPRLISHTRAYMHYATPAGQKLLQHETGFGAQILADLGLKRIRLLTNHPRKVVGLEGFDIEIVEQLPL; encoded by the coding sequence ATGCCTTTTGCCACGATTCCGCAGGCCCTGGAGGCCTTTCGCCAGGGCCGGATGCTGGTTGTCGTCGATGACGAAGACCGTGAAAACGAAGGAGATCTGACACTCGCCGCGGAGTTTGCCACTCCGGAAGCCATCAACTTCATGGCCGTGCACGGGCGCGGGCTGGTGTGTCTGGCGCTGGCGCCGGAGATCTGTGACCGCCTGGCGCTGCCGATGATGTCGCAGAAGAACACCTCACAGTTCGGGACGGCATTCTGCGAAGCGATTGACGCGGCTGAGGGTGTGAGTACCGGCATTTCGGCGGCCGACCGGGCGAAGACCATCCAGGTGGCGATCGATCCCGGTTCGCTGCCGTCGGACCTGGCGCGGCCGGGCCACATGTTCCCGCTGCGGGCCAGGGAAGGCGGCGTGCTGGTACGCTCCGGGCAAACGGAGGCGGCGGTGGACCTGGCGCGGCTGGCGGGCATGCGGCCGGGCGGCGTGATCTGCGAAATCATGAACGACGACGGGACGATGTCGCGGGTCCCGCAATTGGTGGAGTTCTGTAAGAAGCACGGGTTGCTGCTGATCTCGGTGGCGGACATGATCCGGTACAGGATGGAGCACGAGCGGATCATGCGGCGGTCGGCCGAAGGGACACTGACGATGGATCTGGGGCAGTTCCGGACCATCTCCTACACGTCTACGATCGATCCGGAGACCCACTTGGCGCTGGTGTATGGAGATCCGGAGAAGGCCTCTGGTGCGCTGGTGCGGATGCATTCGCGGTGCACTTACGGCGACGTGTTCCATTCAACGGAATGCGATTGCCACCGGATCCTGCGAGCTTCGCTGGAGCGGATTGTGGCTGAGGGCGCGGGCGTACTGGTGTACCTGCACCAGACCGGGCCGGGGATCCGGCAGATCGATCCAGACCCGTCCGGCGGACTGCCGAGGCTGATCTCGCACACCCGGGCGTACATGCATTACGCGACGCCGGCGGGGCAGAAGCTGCTACAGCACGAGACGGGCTTCGGCGCGCAGATCCTGGCGGATCTTGGTTTGAAGCGGATCCGGCTGCTGACGAATCATCCGCGCAAGGTGGTGGGTCTGGAAGGCTTCGATATCGAGATAGTCGAGCAGTTGCCGTTGTAA
- the fba gene encoding class II fructose-bisphosphate aldolase (catalyzes the reversible aldol condensation of dihydroxyacetonephosphate and glyceraldehyde 3-phosphate in the Calvin cycle, glycolysis, and/or gluconeogenesis) → MALVSMRQLLDEAAKGGYGIGAFNVNNMEQIQSIMEAARETKSPVIVQASRGARAYSQDRFLYHLMLAATEIYPEIPTVLHLDHGNSPATCISAIDMGFTSVMMDGSLMEDGKTPSSFEHNVAVTKEVVEYAHARGVTVEAEIGCLGGIEDGHGSGGSGLDHVTDPAQAEDFVKATGCDALAIAIGTSHGAYKFTRKPDGDVLKMDILIEIHKRLPTTHLVMHGSSSVPKELIDIINQYGGKMKTTFGVPVEEIQLGIKNGVRKVNVDTDNRLAITGAIRKVFVETPEKFDPRDYLKPAREAMKKVVAERMVQFGQAGHAGDYTSIPLSEMAEMYKKQLVNA, encoded by the coding sequence ATGGCTCTCGTTTCAATGCGCCAGCTTCTCGACGAAGCGGCTAAAGGCGGCTACGGCATTGGCGCCTTTAACGTCAACAACATGGAGCAGATTCAGTCCATCATGGAGGCGGCTCGCGAAACGAAGTCGCCCGTGATCGTCCAGGCTTCCCGCGGCGCCCGCGCTTACTCGCAGGATCGCTTTCTGTATCACCTGATGCTCGCCGCCACCGAAATCTATCCCGAGATTCCGACCGTTCTTCACCTCGACCACGGCAACAGCCCCGCCACCTGCATTTCCGCCATCGACATGGGCTTCACGTCCGTGATGATGGACGGCTCGCTGATGGAAGACGGCAAGACCCCCTCCTCCTTCGAGCACAACGTTGCGGTCACCAAGGAAGTCGTCGAGTACGCCCATGCCCGCGGCGTCACGGTGGAAGCCGAAATCGGCTGCCTCGGCGGTATTGAAGACGGCCACGGCTCCGGCGGCTCCGGTCTCGATCACGTCACCGATCCGGCCCAGGCGGAAGATTTCGTCAAGGCCACCGGCTGCGACGCCCTCGCCATCGCCATCGGCACCTCCCACGGCGCCTACAAGTTCACCCGCAAGCCCGACGGCGACGTCCTCAAGATGGACATCCTCATCGAGATCCACAAGCGCCTGCCCACCACCCACCTGGTGATGCACGGCTCTTCGTCGGTTCCGAAGGAACTCATCGACATCATCAACCAGTACGGCGGCAAGATGAAGACCACCTTCGGCGTCCCCGTCGAAGAGATCCAGCTCGGCATCAAGAACGGCGTCCGCAAGGTCAATGTCGACACCGACAACCGCCTCGCCATCACCGGCGCCATCCGCAAGGTCTTCGTCGAAACCCCCGAGAAGTTCGACCCCCGCGACTACCTCAAGCCCGCGCGCGAAGCCATGAAGAAGGTTGTGGCGGAACGCATGGTCCAGTTCGGCCAGGCCGGTCACGCTGGCGACTACACCTCCATCCCGCTCTCCGAGATGGCCGAGATGTACAAGAAGCAGCTCGTCAACGCATAG